GGAAACCACCCTCAAGCGCCTGCGCAAGGGGGAGAGCAACAGGTCTGATATCGGCGGCGTCCTCCAGACCAATAACATCCATATCGCCATCGCCCCACCCGGCGAGGTCACGGCCACTCTTGCCGCCCTGAAGGCCAGCCCGGCCACGACACGGGCGAAGGCCAAGTTCATTCTTGCCACGGATGGAGACTGGTTCGAGTCCGAAAACCTCATTGATGGCGAAACCGTTGCCTGCCCCTATGGTGATTTTCCCAACAAGTTCGGCTTTTTCCTGCCTTTGGCCGGCATCACCACGGTCAAGCAGATCCGCGACAGCTCGTTCGATATCCGCGCCACCAGCCGGCTTAACCGGCTGTATGTGGAACTGCTGAAGGATAATCCCGAGTGGGGAGCAGATGCGCAGCGCACCGCCATGAACCACTTCATGGCGCGGCTTATTTTCTGCTTCTTCGCGGAGGATACCGATATTTTTGATGGCACCGGCCGCTTCACCACCACGGTGGAGCAGATGAGTGAGAAGGATGCCTCCAACACCCATGAGGTGATTGGCACCCTGTTCCGCGCCATGAACCTGAAGCGGGAAGAAAGGGCGGCGGCGGGTATTCCGCGCTGGGCCGATGAGCCGTTTCCCTATGTGAATGGCGGGCTGTTTTCCGGTGAGATGGAGGTACCGCGCTTCAGCAAAATGGCGCGCTCCTATTTCCTGCATATCGGCAATCTGGACTGGACGCAGATCAACCCCGATATTTTCGGCTCAATGATACAGGCTGTGGCGAATGAGGAGGAGCGCGGCGAGTTGGGCATGCACTATACCAGCGTGCCCAATATCCTGAAGGTGCTGAACCCGCTGTTTCTGGATGATCTGCGCGCAAAGTTGGAAGAGGCCGGCACCAGCCATCGCAAGCTGGTGAATTTGCGCAACCGCATGGCGCGCATCCGGGTGTTTGACCCGGCCTGTGGATCAGGCAATTTCCTTGTCATCGCCTACAAGGAAATGCGGAAGATCGAGGCTGAGATCAATGCGCGCGAGAATGAGCATTCGCGCAAGAGCGTCATTCCGCTCACCAATTTCCGGGGCATCGAGATCCGTGATTTTGCGGCAGAGATTGCCCGCCTTGCGCTCATCATCGCCGAATATCAGTGCGATGTGCTTTATCGCGGCAAGCAGTCTGCACTGAATGACTTTCTGCCGCTGGGAAAAGAAAACTGGATCATCTGCGACAATGCCCTGCGGGTGGACTGGCTGAGCATTTGTCCGCCGACAGGAACCGAGGTGAAGCACAGGGCGGATGACCTGCTGCATGAGGTGCAAGAGCGGGCCGAAGTCGAGTTCGAGAACGAGGGTGGGGAGACATATATTTGCGGGAACCCGCCGTATCTGGGGTCTGCTTGGCAGGACGCGGAGCAAAAGGCAGATCTATTGGTGATCTTTGGCAACAGAACATCGAACTGGAAGTCGCTCGACTATGTCGCAGGATGGTTCATGAAGGCGGCGGACTACGGCACTCAGGCAAATTCAGCGGCCGCATTCGTTGCAACGAACTCGATATGTCAAGGACAGCAAGTGCCTGTTCTCTGGCCGCTTATCTTTCAAACAGGCCACCAGATAGCCTTCGCGCATACATCATTCAGGTGGTCCAATCTTGCCAGTCATAATGCCGGCGTGACGGTCGCTATTGTTGGTATTTCAAATCATCCGGACAAAAAGCGTTTGCTTTTCTCGATCGAAGAGGATCGAGAAAGTATCGTTCAAGTTACCGAAAATATTAATGGATATCTTGTCGCAGGACCAAATGTCGAAATCGTAAAAAATGTAAGCCCCATGTCATCTGTTGGCATAATGGATAGGGGAAGTAGTCCGGTCGATGGAGGGCATTTGCTTTTGACGCGTGACGAAGTTCGGTTGATGGGCCTCTCATCGCTCGAATCTCAGCGGTTTGTGAGGCGAGTATATGGCTCCGCTGAGTTTATCCGTGGGGCCCAACGGTTCTGTCTATGGGTTGCGGATGAAGACGCCAGCCGCGCACAGGCAATCCCAGAACTACGTAATCGCATCGATTCCGTGCGCGCTATGCGTCTAGCGAGCCGCAAGGCTGCCACGCGCGAGGGCGCAGGCCATCCGCACCGTTTTGACGAACGTCGCCAAGTGGGGGACGAGAGAATAGTAGCAATACCCCGTATATCGTCAGAGTCGAGAGAATATATTCCTGCCGGACTGCTAGAGCCGGGCAACATCATTACTGATCTAAATTTCGGCATATACGATGCCCCCCTCTGGAACATGGCACTCATCGTCTCGCGTCTGCATCTGGTCTGGATTTCCACTGTCTGCGGCAAGATGAAAACTGACTTCCGCTATTCCAACACCCTCGGCTGGAATACCTTCCCCGTTCCCACCCTGATCGAAAACAACAAGGCCGCCCTCACCCGCTGCGCCGAGGATATTCTTCTGGCGCGCGAGCATTATTTCCCGGCCACCATTGCTGATATGTATGATCCAAAACGCATGGACACCGAGTTTCCACGCGTGCGCGAAGCCCATGAACGCAATGATGAGGTGCTGGAGCGCGTCTATATCGGCCGCCGCTTCCGCAACGATACCGAGCGGCTGGAAAAGCTGTTTGACATGTACACGAAGATGACTGCCGCCTCAGGCGCGCCAAAGCGTGGCAAGGCCAAAAAGGCTGGGGCTGAGGCCTGATGGCTGGCGAGATCATTCTCTACGATACCGAGGATGGCTCCACCGTCATCCAGTTGCGGGCGCGGGATGGTTCCGTTTGGCTCACGCAGATGGGAATGGCTGAGCTGTTCCAGACCAGCGTTTCCAATATCAACAAGCATATCAAGGTGATAATCGCAGAGGGTGAGCAGGATGGGGCAACTATTGAGTATTACTCAATAGTTCGATCCGAGGGCGCGCGCACCGTTAAGCGGCAGGTGGCGCATTACAGCCTGCCGATGATTCTGGCTGTTGGTTTTAAGGTGCGCAGCCCGCGTGGCGTCCAGTTCCGGCGCTGGGCAACCGCCAGCCTGTCCGAATATCTGGTCAAGGGCTTCGTCATGAATGACGAGCGCCTGAAAGACCCCGAGGCAGACTATTTCGAGGAACTGCTGGCGCGCATCCGCGACATCCGCTCCTCGGAAAAGCTGTTTTACAGGAAGGTTCTGGATATTTATGCCACCAGTGTGGACTATGACAGTAATGCGGAGACTTCCCGCCTGTTTTTCCAGACCGTGCAGAACAAGATGCACTGGGCGGCACATGGGCACACCGCCGCCGAGATAGTTGTGGAACGGGCGGATGCCGGCAAGGATCATATGGGCCTGACCTCATGGGCCAACCAGTCCAAAGGCGGGCCGCCGCGCAAGGCCGATGCTGTTGTCGCCAAGAACTATCTGGCGGACGATGAGATTGATGCCCTCAACCGGATTGTCACGGCCTATCTGGAATTTGCGGAGCTTCAGGCCATGAACCGCAAGCCCATGACCATGCGCGACTGGATCAGCAAGCTGGATGATTTCCTGCGCCTGAGTGACCGTGATGTGCTGACCCATGCCGGGCATGTGACCGCTGAAATAGCCCGGCTGAAAGGCGGTGAGGAGTTCGACCGCTGGCATGCCCGCGCGATAGAAGAGCCAAGCGCGGTGGAGCGGCATTTCACCGAGGCGCTGAAAAAGGCAAAAACACTGGCAAAAGGTGTGAAGAAGACATGACCCGGAACGTCCCCTCCATCTCCGTTGCCTATGCCCACACGGGCAAATCCTCCCGGCCCAACGAGCTTGGCATGCGCGTCATGCAGGAGCGCGCCTATGAAAAGCGCGGCGAACAATATCTGCTCATCAAGTCGCCGCCGGCATCGGGCAAGAGCCGGGCGCTGATGTTTATTGCGCTGGACAAGCTGCACAATCAGGACATCCGCAAAGCCATCATAGTGGTGCCGGAAAAGTCGATCGGCTCCAGCTTCAATGATGAACCGCTCTCCAAGTACGGCTTCTGGGCGGACTGGACCGTGGTGCCGAAATGGAACCTGTGCAACGCGCCGGGTACGGATGGCGGCAAGGTCAATTCGGTAAAGGCTTTCCTTGAGAGCGAAGACCGGATTCTGGTGTGCACCCATGCCACCTTCCGCTTTGCCGTGGACCGCTTCGGGATCGAGGTATTCGATGACTGCCTGATCGCGGTGGATGAATTCCATCACGTTTCCGCCAACCCGGACAACAAGCTGGGCGCGCATCTGGGGGCTTTGATTGCGCGCGATCGCGTGCACCTTGTGGCAATGACCGGCTCCTATTTCCGGGGCGATGCGGAAGATGTGCTCTCGCCCGAGGATGAGGCGAAGTTCGATAAGGTGACCTACACCTATTATGAGCAGCTCAATGGCTATCAGTGGCTGAAGCAGCTTGATATCGGCTACTATTTCTATTCCGGTTCCTATGCCGACGACATCCTTGATGTGTTGGACCCGACCAAAAAAACCATCGTGCATATTCCCAGCGTCAATTCACGCGAGAGCACGAAGGACAAGATCAAGGAGGTCGAGCATATCATCGGCGCCCTGGGGGATTGGCAGGGCACGGACCCGCAGACCGGCTTCCAGCTGGTGAGGACGCCGGAAGGGCGTGTTCTGCGCATCGCTGACCTTGTGGATGATGATCCGGCCAAGCGGGATCGGGTCTCGGTGGCGCTGAAAGATCCGGCGCAGAAGAACAATCGCGATCATGTCGATATCATCATTGCGCTGGGCATGGCGAAGGAGGGCTTTGACTGGATCTGGTGCGAGCATGCGCTGACTGTCGGCTACCGCTCCAGCCTCACCGAAGTGGTGCAGATCATCGGCCGCGCCACCCGTGATGCTCCGGGCAAGACCCGTGCCCGCTTCACCAATCTCATTGCCCAGCCGGATGCGGCTGATGAGGCTGTGACAGAAGCTGTCAATGATACGCTCAAAGCCATTGCCGCCAGCCTGCTAATGGAACAGGTGCTGGCCCCGCGTTTCGAGTTCAAGCCCAAGAACCCGCAGAATGTTGCTGATCCCGACTATGATTATGGCGAAGGCGGCTATGATCCTGAGAAGTGCAATATCGGTTTCAACGAGGAGAGCGGCCAGTTCCAGATCGAGATCAAGGGACTGGTGCCGCCAAGGAGCGAGGCGGCGCAACGCATCTGCCAGAAAGACCTGAATGAGGTTGTCGCGGCATTCGTGCAGGACAAGACCGCGCTGGAGCGTGGCCTGTTTGATGAGGAACTGGTGCCGGAAGAGCTGACCCAGCTGCGTATGGGCAAGATCGTGAAGGCGAAATATCCGGAACTGGATGCGGAAGATCAGGAAGCCGTGCGCCAGCATGCCATCGCTGCGCTCAATTTCACCCAGCAGGCCAAGAAGGTTGTACTTGATGATGCGGGCGAAGAGCGCGAGCCCGGGGCAAACACCGCCTTTGTTGATGGTGTGCGCAAATTTGCCCTGAGTGTCAAAGAGCTGGATATTGACCTGATCGACCGGATCAACCCGTTTGGAGAGGCTTACGCCATCCTCTCGAAGGCCATGACGACCGAAAGCCTGCAACAGGTGGCCGCTATTATCGGGGCCAAGCGGATTGCCCTGTCTCCTGATGAGGCCCGTGAATTGGCCAAGCGTGCTGTCCAGTTCAAGAATGATCGCGGGCGGCTTCCCTCTCTCACGGCCGCTGATCCATGGGAAAAGCGCATGGCAGAAGGGGTGGCGTTTCTTCAGCGCATGAAGCAGGAGGCCAGCCGTGGCTAAGACCTTTACCGAGGAAGACGACGCGCTTCTGGCTGAACTCGGCATTGAGGTCGAGGAAAAGCAGGAGCGGCGCTGGACGGCGCGCGAGGAGCGGGTCATTGCCGGGTTCGAGGATATCCAGCGCTTTGTGGAACAGCACGGGCATGCGCCGCGCCATGGTGACGAGCGGGATATTTTCGAGCGCCTTTATGCGGTGCGGCTGGACCGGCTGCGTGAGCTTGAAGATTGCCGGACCCTGCTGGAATCATTTGATCATCAGGGGCTCCTTGCGGGTGCTCCTGTCGCTGTGCGCGAAGATCTGGATGAGCTGGATGATGATGCCCTGCTGGCAGAGCTTGGCATTGAGACCGCCACAACGGATGACATCACGGCGCTGAAGCATGTGAGGCCAGTTGCTGAAAGGCGGATGGCCGAGGAGATTGCCAATCGCGAGACATGCCGGGATTTTGAGAAGTTCCGCCCCCTGTTTGAGCAGGTGCAGCGTGATCTTCAGGATGGTGTACGCACCACGCGGCCTTTTGTGAAAGACGCGGGCTTCCTGAAAGCAGAGATCAAGCCGGGCCAGTTTTTCATCCTTGGCGGCCAGACCGTTTATGTGGCTGAGGTCGGGGAAACCATCAAAGCGCCAAATGGTGAAACGGATGCCCGCCTGCGTGCCGTTTATTCCAATGGCACAGAAAGCGACCTGCTTCTGC
This genomic stretch from Pararhodobacter sp. harbors:
- a CDS encoding class I SAM-dependent DNA methyltransferase, producing the protein MNAVEIEQAISDLAEQPFDAAEFPYLFLQAFGNKETTLKRLRKGESNRSDIGGVLQTNNIHIAIAPPGEVTATLAALKASPATTRAKAKFILATDGDWFESENLIDGETVACPYGDFPNKFGFFLPLAGITTVKQIRDSSFDIRATSRLNRLYVELLKDNPEWGADAQRTAMNHFMARLIFCFFAEDTDIFDGTGRFTTTVEQMSEKDASNTHEVIGTLFRAMNLKREERAAAGIPRWADEPFPYVNGGLFSGEMEVPRFSKMARSYFLHIGNLDWTQINPDIFGSMIQAVANEEERGELGMHYTSVPNILKVLNPLFLDDLRAKLEEAGTSHRKLVNLRNRMARIRVFDPACGSGNFLVIAYKEMRKIEAEINARENEHSRKSVIPLTNFRGIEIRDFAAEIARLALIIAEYQCDVLYRGKQSALNDFLPLGKENWIICDNALRVDWLSICPPTGTEVKHRADDLLHEVQERAEVEFENEGGETYICGNPPYLGSAWQDAEQKADLLVIFGNRTSNWKSLDYVAGWFMKAADYGTQANSAAAFVATNSICQGQQVPVLWPLIFQTGHQIAFAHTSFRWSNLASHNAGVTVAIVGISNHPDKKRLLFSIEEDRESIVQVTENINGYLVAGPNVEIVKNVSPMSSVGIMDRGSSPVDGGHLLLTRDEVRLMGLSSLESQRFVRRVYGSAEFIRGAQRFCLWVADEDASRAQAIPELRNRIDSVRAMRLASRKAATREGAGHPHRFDERRQVGDERIVAIPRISSESREYIPAGLLEPGNIITDLNFGIYDAPLWNMALIVSRLHLVWISTVCGKMKTDFRYSNTLGWNTFPVPTLIENNKAALTRCAEDILLAREHYFPATIADMYDPKRMDTEFPRVREAHERNDEVLERVYIGRRFRNDTERLEKLFDMYTKMTAASGAPKRGKAKKAGAEA
- a CDS encoding virulence RhuM family protein encodes the protein MAGEIILYDTEDGSTVIQLRARDGSVWLTQMGMAELFQTSVSNINKHIKVIIAEGEQDGATIEYYSIVRSEGARTVKRQVAHYSLPMILAVGFKVRSPRGVQFRRWATASLSEYLVKGFVMNDERLKDPEADYFEELLARIRDIRSSEKLFYRKVLDIYATSVDYDSNAETSRLFFQTVQNKMHWAAHGHTAAEIVVERADAGKDHMGLTSWANQSKGGPPRKADAVVAKNYLADDEIDALNRIVTAYLEFAELQAMNRKPMTMRDWISKLDDFLRLSDRDVLTHAGHVTAEIARLKGGEEFDRWHARAIEEPSAVERHFTEALKKAKTLAKGVKKT
- a CDS encoding DEAD/DEAH box helicase, which produces MTRNVPSISVAYAHTGKSSRPNELGMRVMQERAYEKRGEQYLLIKSPPASGKSRALMFIALDKLHNQDIRKAIIVVPEKSIGSSFNDEPLSKYGFWADWTVVPKWNLCNAPGTDGGKVNSVKAFLESEDRILVCTHATFRFAVDRFGIEVFDDCLIAVDEFHHVSANPDNKLGAHLGALIARDRVHLVAMTGSYFRGDAEDVLSPEDEAKFDKVTYTYYEQLNGYQWLKQLDIGYYFYSGSYADDILDVLDPTKKTIVHIPSVNSRESTKDKIKEVEHIIGALGDWQGTDPQTGFQLVRTPEGRVLRIADLVDDDPAKRDRVSVALKDPAQKNNRDHVDIIIALGMAKEGFDWIWCEHALTVGYRSSLTEVVQIIGRATRDAPGKTRARFTNLIAQPDAADEAVTEAVNDTLKAIAASLLMEQVLAPRFEFKPKNPQNVADPDYDYGEGGYDPEKCNIGFNEESGQFQIEIKGLVPPRSEAAQRICQKDLNEVVAAFVQDKTALERGLFDEELVPEELTQLRMGKIVKAKYPELDAEDQEAVRQHAIAALNFTQQAKKVVLDDAGEEREPGANTAFVDGVRKFALSVKELDIDLIDRINPFGEAYAILSKAMTTESLQQVAAIIGAKRIALSPDEARELAKRAVQFKNDRGRLPSLTAADPWEKRMAEGVAFLQRMKQEASRG
- a CDS encoding GIY-YIG nuclease family protein, which gives rise to MAKTFTEEDDALLAELGIEVEEKQERRWTAREERVIAGFEDIQRFVEQHGHAPRHGDERDIFERLYAVRLDRLRELEDCRTLLESFDHQGLLAGAPVAVREDLDELDDDALLAELGIETATTDDITALKHVRPVAERRMAEEIANRETCRDFEKFRPLFEQVQRDLQDGVRTTRPFVKDAGFLKAEIKPGQFFILGGQTVYVAEVGETIKAPNGETDARLRAVYSNGTESDLLLRSLQRALYKDETGRRITDPVAGPLFADRNEEGDEASGTIYVLRSKSELPAVTANRKLLHKIGVTGGDVARRIANAAFDPTFLMADVEIVATYELYNINRTRLENLIHKVFGSARLDIKVEDRFGQPVVPREWFLVPLFVID